The following coding sequences are from one Prochlorococcus marinus XMU1412 window:
- the cobO gene encoding cob(I)yrinic acid a,c-diamide adenosyltransferase: protein MQEKPLSSEKIFNLDNQANKLGMGGKLSPDSDESLYKKRMQQRKDIQAERLQIRKTKKGLLIVFTGNGKGKTTASLGMALRAIGHGYKVAIIQFIKGGWTTGEEKALKNLSSNISWHSLGEGFTWETQDRIRDEKLVQGAWKLAKKYIQNESYKLIILDEINIATKLGYLAPEEIITFLKSLNNRKNHIVLTGRGASNSIINYADLVTEMKLIRHPFKEQGIKAQKCVEY from the coding sequence ATGCAAGAAAAACCCTTATCTTCCGAGAAAATATTTAACCTCGATAATCAAGCAAATAAACTTGGAATGGGAGGAAAATTATCTCCGGATAGCGATGAAAGCTTATATAAAAAAAGAATGCAGCAAAGAAAAGATATTCAAGCCGAAAGACTACAAATTAGAAAAACAAAAAAAGGATTATTGATTGTTTTTACAGGAAATGGCAAGGGCAAGACAACTGCATCTTTAGGTATGGCTTTAAGGGCGATAGGGCATGGCTATAAAGTAGCAATAATTCAATTTATCAAAGGAGGCTGGACCACCGGAGAAGAAAAAGCACTTAAAAACTTGTCTTCAAACATATCTTGGCATTCATTAGGAGAGGGATTTACTTGGGAAACACAAGACAGAATAAGAGATGAAAAATTAGTTCAAGGGGCTTGGAAACTAGCCAAAAAATATATACAAAACGAATCTTATAAACTTATAATTCTTGATGAAATTAATATTGCGACAAAACTTGGTTATCTTGCACCCGAAGAAATAATCACTTTTTTAAAAAGCTTAAATAATAGAAAAAATCATATTGTTTTAACTGGAAGGGGAGCATCTAATTCCATTATCAATTACGCTGATCTAGTTACAGAAATGAAACTAATAAGACATCCTTTTAAAGAGCAAGGAATAAAAGCACAAAAGTGCGTTGAGTACTAA